A region from the Melospiza georgiana isolate bMelGeo1 chromosome 10, bMelGeo1.pri, whole genome shotgun sequence genome encodes:
- the SFT2D3 gene encoding vesicle transport protein SFT2C: MADLGRQLHEYLAQSKAAAAATGPSTVPAAPAAGGSQEEAGDGGGLRAWLGALNPFPPGSAPGATVWPWTGEEDPWLPGLSRWQRLAGSGLCVLLAALCFGLAGLCVPLLLLRARKFALLWSLGSLCALGAAALLRGPARLLREPGRGALLYLGALFGTLYAALALRSTALTALGAAAQLGIAATALLAALPGGAAGLRRLAGLLRAAVCGRGKAALPL, translated from the coding sequence ATGGCGGACCTGGGCCGGCAGCTGCACGAGTACCTCGCGCAGTCCAAGGCCGCTGCTGCCGCCACCGGCCCCAGCACGGTCCCCGCAGCGCCGGCGGCCGGCGGCTCGCAGGAGGAGGCGGGGGACGGCGGCGGGCTGCGGGCCTGGCTGGGGGCGCTGAACCCGTTCCCGCCGGGCAGTGCCCCGGGCGCCACGGTGTGGCCTTGGACGGGAGAGGAGGACCCGTGGCTGCCGGGGCTGTCGCGCTGGCAGCGGCTGGCGGGCAGCGGGCTGTGCGTGCTTCTGGCCGCGCTGTGCTTCGGGCTGGCCGGGCTGTGcgtgccgctgctgctgctgcgcgCCCGCAAGTTCGCGCTGCTCTGGTCGCTGGGCTCGCTGTGCGCGCTGGGCGCCGCCGCGCTGCTCCGCGGGCCCGCCCGCCTGCTGCGGGAGCCCGGCCGCGGGGCGCTGCTCTACCTCGGCGCGCTCTTCGGGACGCTGTACGCCGCGCTGGCGCTGCGCAGCACCGCGCTCACCGCGCTGGGCGCCGCCGCGCAGCTCGGCATCGCCGCCACCGCGCTCCTGGCCGCGCTGCCCGGAGGTGCCGCCGGCCTGCGCCGCCTGGCCGGGCTGCTCCGCGCCGCCGTGTGCGGCCGAGGCAAGGCGGCGCTGCCGCTGTGA